The Candidatus Deferrimicrobiaceae bacterium genome includes a window with the following:
- the rplL gene encoding 50S ribosomal protein L7/L12, producing the protein MTKEEFVKMVEGLSVLELHDYVKALEERFGVTAAAPAMMMAAAAPGAAAPAAEEKTEFDVILTDYADKKIQVIKVVREVTGLGLKEAKDLVEGIPKPIKEGIEKKEAEALKKKIEEAGGKADIK; encoded by the coding sequence ATGACGAAAGAAGAATTCGTGAAGATGGTGGAGGGACTCTCGGTCCTCGAGCTCCACGACTACGTGAAGGCTCTCGAAGAGCGGTTCGGCGTAACGGCCGCCGCTCCCGCGATGATGATGGCCGCAGCCGCTCCCGGTGCGGCGGCCCCCGCGGCCGAGGAGAAAACGGAGTTCGACGTGATCCTGACCGACTACGCGGACAAGAAGATCCAGGTGATCAAGGTGGTCCGCGAGGTCACGGGGCTTGGCCTGAAGGAGGCGAAGGACCTCGTCGAGGGAATCCCGAAACCGATCAAGGAAGGAATCGAAAAGAAGGAAGCCGAGGCTCTGAAAAAGAAGATCGAAGAGGCGGGGGGCAAGGCGGACATCAAATAG
- the rplJ gene encoding 50S ribosomal protein L10, which translates to MSEVKKRSKADTVEAMRGIIAGQKGSVLAEYRGLTVAEITRLRKKLREIDAEFKVVKNTLIRRAAKDTGFSLLEEFFTGPTAIGFTGNDPVMLAKAMREFAAGNPKVRLKAGYFEGKVFSAKEVEALADVPKREVLLSRLVAGLASPVTRLAQALSGPQRKMVYALQSIHDLKSKQVCA; encoded by the coding sequence ATGAGCGAGGTGAAAAAGAGGAGCAAGGCGGATACCGTCGAGGCGATGCGGGGAATCATCGCCGGCCAGAAGGGTTCCGTGCTCGCGGAGTACCGGGGCCTCACCGTGGCCGAAATCACGCGCCTCAGGAAAAAGCTGCGGGAGATCGATGCGGAATTCAAGGTCGTGAAAAACACCCTGATCCGCAGGGCGGCGAAGGATACCGGATTTTCCCTGCTCGAGGAGTTCTTCACCGGGCCGACCGCCATCGGCTTTACGGGGAACGACCCCGTGATGCTGGCGAAGGCGATGCGGGAGTTTGCGGCCGGGAACCCGAAAGTCCGCCTGAAAGCGGGGTATTTCGAAGGGAAGGTCTTTTCGGCAAAGGAGGTCGAGGCGCTGGCGGACGTACCCAAGAGGGAGGTGCTTCTTTCCCGGCTGGTCGCCGGGCTGGCATCGCCCGTCACCAGGCTGGCGCAGGCGCTCTCCGGTCCGCAGAGAAAGATGGTGTATGCGCTTCAATCCATCCATGACTTGAAATCCAAACAGGTATGTGCTTGA
- the rplA gene encoding 50S ribosomal protein L1, with protein sequence MPKHGKKYLESRKKVNREAKYSLDEALDLLKGTAYAKFDETVEVAMRLGVDPKYPDQQVRGSVVLPNGTGKKIRIVVFAKGEKEKEAQEAGADVVGSDDLVAKIQGGWLEFDKAVATPDMMGAVGKIGKILGPRGLMPNPKVGTVTFDVGKAVRDLKGGKVEFKVDKTGTLHSGIGKISFGRDKIRENFLAFYEAIMKAKPSAAKGTYVRSIALSSTMGIGVKLNVSVLQTE encoded by the coding sequence ATGCCGAAGCACGGCAAAAAGTACCTGGAATCACGGAAGAAGGTGAACAGGGAGGCAAAGTACTCTCTCGACGAGGCGCTCGACCTGCTGAAAGGCACGGCGTACGCCAAGTTCGACGAGACGGTGGAAGTGGCGATGCGCCTGGGCGTGGACCCGAAGTATCCGGACCAGCAGGTACGGGGCTCCGTCGTCCTTCCGAACGGAACGGGGAAAAAGATCCGAATCGTGGTGTTCGCCAAGGGCGAGAAGGAGAAGGAGGCCCAGGAGGCGGGAGCCGACGTCGTGGGATCCGACGATCTCGTCGCGAAGATCCAGGGGGGATGGCTCGAGTTCGACAAGGCCGTTGCGACCCCCGACATGATGGGGGCCGTCGGGAAGATCGGAAAGATCCTGGGACCGAGAGGGTTGATGCCGAACCCGAAGGTCGGAACGGTCACGTTCGACGTCGGGAAGGCCGTCCGCGACCTCAAGGGGGGTAAGGTCGAGTTCAAGGTGGACAAGACCGGGACGCTTCATTCCGGGATCGGGAAGATCAGTTTCGGAAGGGACAAGATCCGGGAGAACTTTCTCGCGTTCTACGAGGCGATCATGAAGGCGAAGCCGTCCGCCGCCAAGGGGACGTACGTTCGCTCCATCGCCCTTTCCTCGACGATGGGAATCGGGGTCAAACTCAACGTGAGCGTGCTCCAGACGGAATAG
- the rplK gene encoding 50S ribosomal protein L11 → MAKKIITQIKLQIPAGKANPSPPVGPALGQHGVNIMEFCKTFNAKTASQEGMIIPVVITVFADRSFTFITKTPPASILLLKAAGIEKGSKTAKRENCGTIPRAKVEEIAKLKMVDLDVKDLAAAIKTIEGTARSMGLEVV, encoded by the coding sequence ATGGCGAAGAAAATCATCACGCAGATCAAGCTCCAGATCCCGGCGGGAAAGGCGAATCCTTCCCCTCCGGTGGGGCCCGCCCTCGGGCAGCACGGGGTCAACATCATGGAGTTCTGCAAGACCTTCAACGCGAAGACGGCCTCCCAGGAGGGGATGATCATCCCGGTGGTCATCACCGTCTTCGCGGACCGGTCGTTCACCTTCATCACGAAGACCCCTCCCGCGTCGATCCTCCTCCTGAAGGCGGCAGGGATAGAAAAAGGGAGCAAGACGGCCAAACGGGAGAATTGCGGGACGATCCCCCGCGCCAAGGTCGAGGAGATCGCGAAACTCAAGATGGTCGATCTGGACGTCAAGGATCTGGCCGCCGCGATCAAGACCATCGAGGGAACGGCCCGGAGCATGGGGCTGGAAGTCGTCTGA
- the nusG gene encoding transcription termination/antitermination protein NusG, whose amino-acid sequence MARQWYVVHTYSGYEKKVKESLQNRIEAEGVQERFGDVLIPSETVVEMKKGKKRTGTRSFFPGYLLVQMELDEKTWHLVRHTPKVTGFVGGKNPAPIPESEVEEIKSQMAEGRLKPKPKVTFTEGENVRVTDGPFSNFNGIVDSIKPDKGKVVVLVSIFGRATPVELDFTQVEKS is encoded by the coding sequence ATGGCGCGACAGTGGTACGTGGTTCATACCTATTCGGGGTATGAGAAAAAAGTGAAGGAATCGCTCCAGAACCGGATCGAGGCGGAAGGGGTCCAGGAACGGTTCGGGGACGTTCTCATCCCCTCCGAGACCGTGGTGGAGATGAAAAAAGGGAAAAAGCGCACGGGCACGCGCAGCTTCTTTCCGGGATATCTCCTGGTCCAGATGGAACTCGACGAGAAGACCTGGCATCTGGTCCGGCACACTCCCAAGGTGACGGGGTTCGTCGGGGGGAAGAACCCGGCCCCCATCCCCGAATCGGAGGTCGAGGAGATCAAGTCCCAGATGGCGGAGGGTCGCCTCAAGCCGAAGCCGAAGGTGACCTTCACCGAAGGCGAGAACGTGCGCGTCACCGACGGACCGTTCTCGAATTTCAACGGGATCGTGGACAGCATCAAGCCGGACAAGGGGAAAGTGGTCGTTCTGGTCTCCATCTTCGGGCGGGCAACGCCCGTAGAGCTCGATTTCACCCAGGTCGAAAAAAGCTGA
- the secE gene encoding preprotein translocase subunit SecE yields the protein MARSFKDRLFERLPGTRTATEETKPRRQEGVGLPQKITGFYREFKTEMKKVTWPGRKETVSSTAVVIVTVLVIVLFLGLVDYALGRIVYSVLNF from the coding sequence ATTCAAGGACAGGTTGTTCGAACGGCTTCCGGGCACCCGCACGGCGACGGAGGAAACGAAGCCGAGGCGGCAGGAAGGCGTAGGGCTGCCGCAGAAAATCACCGGGTTTTACCGGGAATTCAAGACCGAGATGAAGAAGGTGACCTGGCCGGGGCGCAAGGAAACGGTTTCCTCGACCGCCGTGGTGATCGTCACCGTCCTCGTCATCGTCCTTTTTCTGGGACTGGTCGATTACGCTCTGGGCAGGATCGTATATTCCGTCCTGAACTTCTAA